One region of Chryseobacterium sp. SORGH_AS_0447 genomic DNA includes:
- a CDS encoding carboxypeptidase-like regulatory domain-containing protein, producing MEKILLILIAAAGTASPLPAQYKEPEKKDKKEVFYPQTVFDSLGAKKMLARGKSTIKGVAFTKTRNNMGIKAGNRIYANQIKVILLPVTPYFNAWYQLRKEKENFRKRRYVYLSDNAYRYRLEAVTNSDGEFTFPEMKPGKYFLQGFLPYTKNGYYHEYTGAGYNSYGGRTNYYELKQYAVNHEDRIEEFVEVKEDGEVVKVRLH from the coding sequence ATGGAAAAGATACTTTTAATCCTGATCGCCGCTGCAGGCACTGCCTCTCCCCTGCCTGCGCAATACAAAGAACCGGAGAAAAAAGATAAGAAAGAAGTTTTTTATCCTCAAACCGTTTTCGATTCCCTTGGAGCCAAGAAAATGCTCGCCAGGGGTAAATCTACCATTAAAGGAGTAGCATTTACAAAAACACGCAATAATATGGGCATTAAGGCCGGAAACCGTATTTACGCCAATCAGATCAAAGTGATACTGCTTCCGGTAACTCCTTATTTTAATGCATGGTACCAGCTGAGAAAGGAAAAAGAGAATTTCAGGAAAAGACGGTACGTCTATCTTTCGGACAATGCTTACCGGTACAGGCTGGAAGCTGTTACCAACAGTGACGGAGAGTTTACTTTTCCGGAAATGAAACCGGGAAAATATTTTCTGCAGGGCTTTCTTCCCTACACTAAAAATGGATACTACCATGAGTACACCGGTGCAGGATACAACAGCTACGGAGGCCGTACCAACTATTATGAGCTTAAACAATATGCAGTTAACCATGAAGACCGGATTGAAGAGTTTGTTGAAGTAAAAGAAGATGGAGAAGTCGTAAAAGTACGGCTGCACTAA